In Lepidochelys kempii isolate rLepKem1 chromosome 10, rLepKem1.hap2, whole genome shotgun sequence, a single window of DNA contains:
- the LOC140918566 gene encoding growth arrest-specific protein 1-like — MWLFLPLLLCWGRAGGGAPGEPCWEALLRCQDEPDCGSAYSQSQAACEPVLSGAGAGAGGGEPPGGCPSHCIGALGRLNRSRSGPALERCECGQDARCRLMKAAIEPCLPRPSRSGLGCTAARFRCQQEPACREPLAAYLARCGQLFNGRRCTAACRAAMGQLLAAPGGPALERCVCDGPERPFCQVLKANMGRLCSGPPAEPGPDEDYRDEERLLREEDEGPGAGGAWVRSGARSRDAPAWRALALAALSLGLRLLSWP; from the coding sequence ATGTGGCTGTTCCTGCCGCTGCTGCTGTGCTGGGGCCGCGCTGGCGGCGGCGCCCCCGGGGAGCCCTGCTGGGAAGCGCTGCTCCGCTGCCAGGACGAGCCGGACTGCGGCTCCGCCTACAGCCAGTCGCAGGCGGCCTGCGAGCCGGTGCtaagcggggccggggccggggccggaggaGGAGAGCCCCCCGGCGGCTGCCCCAGCCACTGCATCGGGGCGCTGGGGCGGCTGAACCGCAGCCGGAGCGGCCCGGCCCTGGAGCGCTGCGAGTGCGGGCAGGACGCGCGCTGCCGGCTGATGAAGGCGGCCATCGAGCCCTGCTTGCCCCGGCCCTCCCGCAGCGGCCTGGGCTGCACGGCCGCCCGCTTCCGCTGCCAGCAGGAGCCCGCCTGCCGAGAGCCGCTGGCCGCCTACTTGGCCCGCTGCGGGCAGCTCTTCAACGGGCGGCGCTGCACGGCCGCCTGCCGGGCCGCCATGGGGCAGCTGCTGGCCGCGCCGGGGGGCCCCGCGCTGGAGCGCTGCGTTTGCGACGGGCCCGAGCGCCCCTTCTGCCAGGTGCTCAAGGCCAACATGGGCCGCCTGTGCTCCGGGCCGCCCGCCGAGCCGGGCCCGGACGAGGACTACCGGGACGAGGAGCGGCTCCTGCGGGAGGAGGACGAGGGGCCGGGCGCGGGCGGCGCCTGGGTGCGCTCCGGGGCCCGCTCTCGGGACGCGCCGGCCTGGCGCGCCCTGGCACTGGCGGCCCTGTCGCTGGGGCTCCGGCTCCTCTCCTGGCCCTAG